In the Desulfobotulus mexicanus genome, GGTATTTTCGGAAACAATTTAAATATGGGTTCTTATCTGGCTACAATGAGCCCTTTACTTCTGGTTTATTCATATCTGAAGTGGCCCTTATGGGGGCAAGGCATTGCATTTTTTGGAGTAACGTCAATTGTTTTTTTGGCAGGTAGCAGAAATGGTTGGATAATATTGGCAGTTGTTTTATTTTCTGTTTTTATATGGATAATTCGCAGGGATGGGTTAAGAAAACTACCTTTTCTTGGAGTCATAGGATTGGTTGTAGGTTTGGCAATAATGGGTTCCATGTTCTTTTCCTCATCATTTTCGGAGAGATTCCAGCAGTCTGTGCTTGTTTTCAGTCATGATTCGGATCAGATTGATCAGGCTGTGAGTAATCGTTTACCCATTTGGCATACAGCATTTGAAGTTTTTAAAGCGAATCCAGTTAATGGTGTTGGTGCACGTAATCTGAGATATGCATATGAAAATTATGCGCCGCAGGACGATTTTTTTATGAATAACAGCTTGACGGTGCATCATGCACATTTACTTCTTTTAGATATTGCAAGTGAGACAGGAATTATTGGTATTTTTGGTTTACTTTTTGCTATGGGTTTCATGTTTAAGTTTTGGTTAAAATCTTCGGCACAACATCGGTTAAAAATTTTGCCCTATGGTTTGGTTGTAATGGTGGTTTTTTTGCCATTTAATTCCCATTATGCCTTGTATTCGACCGCATGGTCTACAGTTTATTTCTGGTTGATTGCTTTGTATTGTGGTGCTGCTGGTGAAGGGCAGATATCGTGAAGATAGTTTTTTAAAAAGTTGCTTATGTTTAAATTATTGTTTGAGTTATATTGAAATTTTGCTATGCATTGAAGCTGTATTCAGTCAGCGGTAAATAAAGATTAACTAAATGAAAAGCTCTTGCCTGTTAAGGTGCTGCCTTAAACAGCACAAAGGAGGAAGTCATGCAGTATGAAAACATTGTTTATGAATACGCAGATGGAATCGCAACTCTGACCTTTAATCGGCCCAAGG is a window encoding:
- a CDS encoding O-antigen ligase family protein, with the protein product MSFLLKMQDSDMINKISVGLIVSFLVLIPFSRISEISVVLMALSGLFLIIKYRTSLFKEKGVVLFSFVYISFWIPVVLSIIGAVNPEKTFVVALAFLRFYLMGIFIVYTMKVVGVSEKILRIFAFILLFWVMDALLQAVLGYNVFGYSDIDGRINGIFGNNLNMGSYLATMSPLLLVYSYLKWPLWGQGIAFFGVTSIVFLAGSRNGWIILAVVLFSVFIWIIRRDGLRKLPFLGVIGLVVGLAIMGSMFFSSSFSERFQQSVLVFSHDSDQIDQAVSNRLPIWHTAFEVFKANPVNGVGARNLRYAYENYAPQDDFFMNNSLTVHHAHLLLLDIASETGIIGIFGLLFAMGFMFKFWLKSSAQHRLKILPYGLVVMVVFLPFNSHYALYSTAWSTVYFWLIALYCGAAGEGQIS